The DNA sequence CATTTGGGCAAAGATAAAACAAAAACTCTTTTTGGGGAATAGCGATATCAATAAGCTTGCTGAAGACTACAAATCAGAAGAGACTATTGGTATACATACCTACATTAAAACACATGTTCATAACTTTACCAAATCATACTTTCCTATGCCCTATCGTAATCTTATGAGACAGTATCCTATTGAGCGTCAAGCACTCATCTATGCCATTGCAAGGCAAGAGAGTCGTTTTATACCTGCATCTGTTTCACACTCTTTTGCATTAGGACTCATGCAGTTTATGCCCTTTTTGATCGATCATATTGCCAGGCAAAAAGGTGAAAAGCTTGACTATGATGATATATTTGATCCATATAAAGCTATCGAATATGCCAATATCCATCTAGACTACTTGACAAAATATCTCTACCATCCACTCTTCATTGCCTATGCCTATAATGGTGGTATTGGCTTTACCAAACATCTCATACGTCAAAAAAGAAATTTTAGACCTGGGTCATTCGAGCCCTACCTAAGTATGGAAAAGGTAAAGAATACCGAAACAGGCGAATATGGTAAACATGTCTTAACCAATTATATTGTCTATATGAATTTACTAGGAAAACCGATACGTCTACTACCCTTTATTGAGACACTCACCGACCCATCTATGACTGATTGCTTTAGAAAATAATGGTATATTAAAATACTTTTTGAGTAAAGGTGTATTTAAATTTCTTAGTAAAATAGAGTGCTCCTTCTCCATAGAGGTTACTTTTAAAAACCAACTTCAAGCGTTGTTTCATATCATGCGGAAAAGTAACAATAAAATAGCTTCTCCAATTGGAGACAAAGGAGAGCTCTTTTAGTCTGCTATCTGAAGAATCAATAGGTTTTATCTTTTTGGGTCTAACCCCATTGAGTGTAAAATTAAAATGGTGTATCCCACGTTTAGATGAGTCATCATCAATATATAACCCAACAATAAAACACTCATCCTCTTGATTATGTTGCATATTTTTAGAATCATAAAGATATGTTGCTATGAGGGATGCCCTTGTTAGATTTTCATCGTGCAGCTGTATCTTTTCAGTTTTTAGTAAATATTTATGATATGTTTTCTTTTTTTGATATGTTGCAAAAAGTTCAGACTGACCTTTACTACTACAACCTAAAAAAAATAGAGCAAAGGCAATCATCCATCCAATTGTACGCACTCTTTCTCCTTTGCTTGATTGTACGATTTTAACATAGTTTCAATAAAGATTAATGTATAATCCTATAGCATAAAATTGAAAGGACTTACGTGTGAAAACTCGAGTAGCTGTCGCATTTACTGGACCTTCAGGTAGTGGCAAAACCACGTTAGTCGAGAAGGTCTCCAAGGCATTGATTGGTACACAAAAAGTTGCCATTATCAAAAATGATCCTAAAGACAAAGCAGTTTTTGATATTGAAGGTAAAGATAGCCATACATTTTTTCAGACTGGTGCAGAGGTGGTCATCACCTCTCCAACACGAACAACCTACTTCTCACATAAAGAGAAGAGGCTTGACGAAATTATAGGCATGATTAACGATTTTGATATATTACTTGTAGAGGGTCTTAAAACACTACCTCTACCACGTATTGCCATCTTCCGTAACAAGATTGATGAGAGCTATT is a window from the Sulfurovum sp. genome containing:
- a CDS encoding transglycosylase SLT domain-containing protein; amino-acid sequence: MIQRIFLLVLFILLPLAISPVMAKHFTFKQIHSMPKSTEKDYYIWRFLQQRGTTAYEAKAIIKEVNFLNRKLKTAYRTKTGSFSGLYQAFAHRSNNVQKQKNRAQGSLNFKKGISMVQKHRLKLAAQYFTAAYYAYKKRQEKDKALFWLYLVTKKNHYLTKLIQSCHVNIYTFLAADIRKKKYPNAIVVPKVSRRRIQGVDIKDPIIWAKIKQKLFLGNSDINKLAEDYKSEETIGIHTYIKTHVHNFTKSYFPMPYRNLMRQYPIERQALIYAIARQESRFIPASVSHSFALGLMQFMPFLIDHIARQKGEKLDYDDIFDPYKAIEYANIHLDYLTKYLYHPLFIAYAYNGGIGFTKHLIRQKRNFRPGSFEPYLSMEKVKNTETGEYGKHVLTNYIVYMNLLGKPIRLLPFIETLTDPSMTDCFRK
- the mobB gene encoding molybdopterin-guanine dinucleotide biosynthesis protein B, whose product is MKTRVAVAFTGPSGSGKTTLVEKVSKALIGTQKVAIIKNDPKDKAVFDIEGKDSHTFFQTGAEVVITSPTRTTYFSHKEKRLDEIIGMINDFDILLVEGLKTLPLPRIAIFRNKIDESYFDYVEAIAIDDTIDHSNYVIPKDIDILDLNNLNMILKWIKKHAKAI